One genomic window of Prosthecobacter algae includes the following:
- a CDS encoding AraC family transcriptional regulator: protein MPATEQADYFSTQVMRTRRFYLPDWKERQRERGGLCLVGGGCEWCAPDFVVDRQSFPFLAFEFVSRGKGHVTLANRMQELGTGHAYFFDPHTPHVIRSDAEDPMVKYFFNFTGPRATALLEELGLNAGALIRVLDASRVIGLLEEVIDHALRGGRLGLRAASAALEHALVLCADSRQPAATKLDPAYATYLRCRGHLLRNYPVLANIEEAARHCHVSAAYLTRLFKRYDEETPLACLTRLKLSQAAIKLRQPDAQVKAVASELGYKSAAHFSRAFKAWSGRSPTDIRTDG, encoded by the coding sequence ATGCCCGCCACTGAACAAGCCGACTACTTTTCCACCCAGGTGATGCGCACCCGGCGCTTTTACCTGCCGGACTGGAAGGAAAGGCAGCGAGAGCGCGGCGGCTTGTGCCTGGTGGGGGGAGGCTGCGAGTGGTGTGCGCCGGACTTTGTGGTGGACCGCCAGAGCTTTCCATTTCTTGCTTTCGAGTTCGTCTCGCGCGGCAAGGGCCACGTGACGCTGGCGAACCGGATGCAGGAGCTGGGCACCGGCCACGCGTACTTTTTTGATCCCCACACGCCGCACGTCATCCGGTCCGATGCGGAGGACCCGATGGTGAAGTACTTTTTCAACTTCACCGGGCCGCGTGCCACCGCGCTGCTGGAGGAGCTGGGGCTGAATGCGGGGGCGCTGATCCGCGTGCTGGATGCCAGCCGGGTCATCGGCCTGCTGGAAGAGGTGATCGACCATGCGCTGCGCGGGGGCCGCCTGGGCCTGCGGGCGGCCAGTGCCGCGCTGGAGCACGCGCTGGTGCTGTGTGCAGACAGCCGCCAGCCTGCGGCGACGAAGCTGGACCCGGCCTATGCCACCTACCTGCGCTGTCGCGGCCACCTTTTGAGGAACTACCCGGTGCTGGCGAACATCGAGGAAGCCGCGCGCCATTGCCATGTCTCCGCCGCGTATCTGACCCGCCTTTTCAAACGCTACGATGAGGAGACGCCGCTGGCCTGCCTGACCCGGCTGAAGCTGTCCCAGGCGGCCATCAAGCTGCGCCAGCCGGATGCACAGGTGAAGGCGGTGGCCAGTGAGCTGGGCTACAAAAGCGCGGCGCATTTTTCCCGCGCCTTCAAGGCCTGGAGCGGCCGCTCGCCGACGGACATCCGCACGGATGGCTGA
- a CDS encoding 2-hydroxyacid dehydrogenase produces MKVAFYDTKPYDHEAALAAEGAAALQWTFHDFRLTAETASTAAGAEAVCVFVNDKLDRPCLEKLAATGVKLVALRCAGFNQVDLPAARELGIAVTRVPAYSPHAVAEHAVALLMTLNRKIHRAYNRVREHNFALAGLVGFDLHGKTAGIVGTGKIGRCTAEIFRGFGMQVLAHDPFPQEAWATEHKIRYASLEEVLRVSDVLSLHLPLAAGTHHLLNRETLAQMKPGACLINTSRGKLVDSAALIEALKSGHLGGVALDVYEEEEGIFFEDHSGAVLQDDTLALLLSLPNVLVTSHQAFLTREALSEIARVTVTNLGMVNQGVFLPETRL; encoded by the coding sequence ATCAAAGTCGCCTTTTACGATACCAAACCCTATGACCATGAGGCCGCACTGGCGGCTGAAGGGGCTGCTGCCTTGCAGTGGACATTTCATGACTTTCGCCTGACGGCGGAGACGGCCTCCACCGCAGCGGGGGCGGAGGCTGTGTGCGTGTTTGTGAATGACAAACTGGACCGCCCCTGCCTGGAAAAACTGGCGGCCACGGGGGTAAAGCTGGTGGCGCTGCGGTGTGCCGGATTCAACCAGGTGGATCTCCCCGCGGCGCGGGAATTGGGCATCGCCGTCACCCGCGTGCCGGCCTACTCCCCCCATGCCGTGGCGGAACATGCGGTGGCGCTTTTGATGACGCTTAACCGCAAGATCCACCGCGCCTACAACCGCGTGCGGGAGCACAATTTTGCCCTCGCGGGGCTGGTGGGTTTTGACCTGCACGGCAAGACGGCGGGCATCGTGGGCACGGGCAAGATCGGCCGCTGCACGGCGGAGATCTTCCGGGGCTTTGGCATGCAGGTGCTGGCGCACGATCCCTTTCCCCAGGAGGCCTGGGCGACTGAACACAAAATACGTTATGCCTCGCTGGAGGAGGTGCTGCGCGTGAGCGATGTGCTGTCTCTGCACCTGCCGCTGGCAGCAGGCACGCACCATTTGCTGAACCGGGAAACGCTGGCGCAAATGAAACCGGGGGCCTGCCTGATCAATACCAGCCGGGGCAAGCTGGTGGACAGTGCCGCGCTGATCGAGGCACTGAAATCAGGCCACCTCGGCGGTGTGGCGCTGGATGTGTATGAGGAAGAGGAAGGCATCTTCTTTGAAGATCACTCCGGCGCGGTGTTGCAGGACGACACACTGGCCCTGCTGCTCTCGCTGCCCAATGTGCTCGTCACCTCGCACCAGGCCTTTCTCACCCGCGAGGCGCTGAGCGAGATCGCCCGCGTGACGGTGACGAATCTGGGCATGGTGAATCAAGGCGTCTTTTTGCCGGAAACGCGGCTGTAG
- a CDS encoding cation-transporting P-type ATPase, giving the protein MKSDSTLESPDWHKLETSEVTRLLRSDCQHGLTEEEVKRRQRKYGPNSISARAGTPGWRRFLQQFHQPLVYLLVAASVITALLQEWVDSGVIFGVVLANAIIGYIQEAKAEKAIDALNSLVITEATVRREGRKQRVPSSQLVPGDVVLLQSGDRTPADLRLFEVHSLQVDESALTGESLPVQKHADVLGHDVVLADRKNQAFAGTAVTYGTAQGLVSAIGDKTETGRIAWLIADTVELSTPLTRKISAFSQLLLWVILGLSVVTFAVGVGRGEPPVEMFMASVALAVGAIPEGLPAAVTIVLAIGVSRMAKRRAIIRKLPAVETLGSTTVVCSDKTGTLTENQMTVQRVHAGGVEYQLSGVGYEPRGDVLDAGGNQLDPAAHPALLECLRAGVLCNDSQLVMEDGRHFMQGDPTEAAMLVAGAKAGLDHAASVKDAPRHSMIPFESQHMFRATLHEHESGRVIYKVGAVERLMERCPDMLGSEGQILPLDREAIRAAVADMASQGMRVLACARSHSVPEEGDLSHEHVKEGLTFLGLQGMIDPPRPEAIAAVANCRRAGILVKMITGDHALTARAIAEKLGIATGDGVQTLTGQELEKISEADLPEVAHRVEVFARVAPEQKLRLVRALQTYGHVVAMTGDGVNDAPALKQADIGIAMGITGTDVAKGAADMVLVDDNFATIQAAVEEGRGVFDNLRKFIVWTLPTNLGEGSIILVSILFGLTLPVLPVQLLWVNMTTAVFLGLMLVFEPNEPDLMQRAPRDPKRPLLTFPLFMRTGLISLIMILGAFWLFMDEMQTPGQTEAAARTAVINVIVMVEIAYLFSCRSLNHSLFSIGLWTNRLAILGALGMIAAQMLFTYTPVMNKLFHTQPLGAGSWGKILIVTLLSFAAVEFEKWIRFGGGRGKDTLPE; this is encoded by the coding sequence ATGAAATCTGATTCCACCCTTGAATCACCTGACTGGCACAAGCTGGAAACTTCGGAAGTTACCCGCCTGCTGAGGTCGGACTGCCAGCACGGCCTCACGGAGGAGGAGGTGAAACGGCGGCAACGCAAGTATGGGCCCAATAGCATCTCCGCCCGCGCCGGCACACCGGGGTGGCGGCGTTTCCTCCAGCAGTTCCACCAGCCGCTGGTGTACCTGCTGGTGGCGGCCTCCGTGATCACGGCGCTGCTGCAGGAGTGGGTGGATTCGGGCGTCATCTTTGGCGTGGTTTTGGCCAATGCCATCATCGGTTACATCCAGGAAGCCAAGGCCGAAAAGGCCATTGATGCGCTGAACAGCCTGGTCATCACCGAGGCCACCGTACGCCGCGAAGGGCGCAAGCAGCGCGTGCCCTCCTCCCAATTGGTGCCGGGGGATGTGGTGCTGCTGCAAAGCGGGGACCGCACCCCGGCGGATCTGCGGCTGTTTGAGGTCCACAGCCTGCAGGTGGATGAGTCTGCCCTGACGGGGGAATCCCTGCCGGTGCAAAAGCATGCGGACGTGCTGGGCCACGATGTCGTCCTGGCGGACCGGAAGAACCAGGCCTTTGCCGGCACTGCCGTGACCTATGGCACGGCGCAGGGGCTGGTCTCGGCGATTGGGGACAAAACGGAGACCGGCCGCATCGCCTGGCTGATCGCGGACACGGTGGAGCTTTCCACGCCGCTGACGCGCAAAATATCCGCCTTCAGCCAGTTGCTGCTCTGGGTCATCCTAGGCCTCTCCGTGGTGACCTTTGCCGTGGGGGTGGGGCGGGGCGAGCCGCCGGTGGAGATGTTCATGGCCTCAGTCGCCCTGGCCGTGGGGGCCATCCCGGAGGGGCTGCCTGCGGCGGTCACCATCGTGCTGGCCATCGGTGTCAGCCGCATGGCCAAACGCCGCGCCATCATCCGCAAGCTGCCTGCGGTGGAGACCCTGGGCAGTACCACGGTGGTGTGCTCAGACAAAACAGGCACGCTCACCGAGAACCAGATGACCGTGCAGCGCGTGCATGCGGGCGGGGTGGAGTACCAGCTTTCCGGGGTGGGCTATGAGCCGCGCGGGGACGTGCTGGATGCGGGAGGAAACCAACTGGACCCTGCGGCGCACCCGGCCCTTTTGGAATGCCTGCGCGCCGGAGTGCTGTGCAACGATTCCCAGCTCGTCATGGAGGACGGGCGGCATTTCATGCAGGGGGACCCAACGGAGGCGGCCATGCTGGTGGCGGGGGCCAAGGCGGGGCTGGACCATGCGGCCTCCGTGAAGGATGCACCGCGCCACAGCATGATCCCCTTTGAATCCCAGCACATGTTCCGCGCGACGCTGCATGAGCATGAAAGCGGGCGGGTGATCTACAAGGTGGGTGCGGTGGAGCGGCTGATGGAACGCTGCCCGGACATGCTGGGCAGCGAGGGCCAGATCCTCCCTCTAGATCGGGAAGCCATCCGTGCGGCGGTGGCAGACATGGCCTCCCAGGGCATGCGAGTGCTGGCCTGCGCCCGCAGCCACAGCGTGCCGGAGGAGGGCGACCTGTCGCACGAACATGTGAAGGAAGGCCTGACCTTCCTGGGCCTGCAGGGCATGATCGACCCGCCGCGCCCGGAGGCGATCGCTGCGGTGGCGAACTGCCGCCGTGCGGGCATCCTGGTGAAGATGATCACGGGGGACCACGCCCTCACGGCGAGGGCCATCGCGGAAAAGCTGGGCATCGCCACGGGGGACGGGGTGCAGACCCTGACTGGGCAGGAGCTGGAAAAAATCAGCGAAGCAGATCTGCCCGAAGTGGCCCACCGGGTGGAAGTCTTCGCCCGCGTGGCTCCGGAGCAAAAGCTACGCCTCGTGCGGGCCCTGCAGACCTATGGCCACGTCGTCGCCATGACCGGGGACGGCGTGAATGATGCCCCCGCGCTGAAGCAGGCAGACATCGGCATCGCCATGGGCATCACCGGCACGGATGTGGCCAAAGGGGCCGCCGACATGGTGCTGGTGGACGACAACTTTGCCACCATCCAGGCCGCCGTGGAGGAGGGGCGCGGCGTCTTTGACAACTTGCGCAAGTTCATCGTCTGGACGCTGCCCACGAACCTGGGCGAAGGGTCCATCATCCTCGTCTCCATCCTCTTTGGCCTCACCCTCCCGGTGCTGCCGGTGCAGCTTCTGTGGGTGAACATGACCACGGCGGTGTTCCTGGGCCTCATGCTCGTCTTTGAGCCGAATGAGCCGGATCTCATGCAGCGGGCACCGCGCGATCCGAAACGCCCCTTGCTGACCTTTCCGCTCTTCATGCGCACGGGCCTGATCTCCCTGATCATGATCCTCGGGGCCTTCTGGCTGTTCATGGATGAAATGCAGACGCCGGGCCAGACGGAGGCCGCCGCCCGCACCGCCGTCATCAATGTCATCGTCATGGTGGAGATCGCCTACCTGTTTAGCTGCCGTTCCCTGAACCATTCCCTCTTCTCCATCGGCCTGTGGACCAACCGCCTGGCCATCCTCGGAGCCCTGGGGATGATCGCTGCCCAGATGCTCTTCACCTACACCCCGGTGATGAACAAGCTCTTCCACACCCAGCCGCTGGGCGCGGGCTCCTGGGGGAAGATCCTCATCGTCACCCTGCTTTCCTTTGCCGCCGTGGAATTTGAAAAATGGATCCGCTTTGGCGGTGGCCGTGGCAAAGACACCCTCCCTGAATAA
- a CDS encoding DUF1501 domain-containing protein — translation MNLESELHAEYARYCTRRWFFKECGVGMAGLAAAHLLAPAAGASPTAVNPLLPKRSHYPAKAKRVIYLFMGGAPSHLELFDNKPELAKWDGKLPPADLLKGYRAAFINPNSKLMGSKYKFAKHGQSGAEIGELLPHTAKLADDLTIVKSMKTDAFNHAPAQILMSTGAQIFGRPSFGAWTLYGLGTDNQDLPGYVVLQSGQKGPSGGMSNFGCGFLPTVYQGVPFRSSGEPVLYLSNPKGVTDTTQRNTLDVLKQLNEERLGVMGDPEIASRINSFELAYRMQRTAPEVMDISQEPQHILDMYGAKPGEASFANNCLLARRMIESGVRFVQLFHEAWDHHGGLTKGLKDQCGLTDQPAAALVRDLKQRGLLEDTIVIWGGEFGRTPMVQGGSDGRDHHPNAFTMWFAGGGLKPGLTLGATDEFGFNVTEDPVHVHDLHATLLHLLGFEHTKLAVKFQGLDMRLTNVHGELVPKLLA, via the coding sequence ATGAATTTGGAAAGTGAGCTACACGCGGAATACGCCCGCTACTGCACCCGCCGCTGGTTCTTCAAAGAATGCGGCGTGGGGATGGCGGGCCTGGCAGCCGCGCACCTGCTGGCCCCGGCGGCGGGGGCGTCCCCCACGGCGGTGAACCCGCTGTTGCCGAAGCGTTCGCACTATCCTGCCAAGGCCAAGCGGGTGATCTACCTCTTCATGGGGGGTGCGCCGAGCCATCTGGAGCTCTTCGACAACAAACCGGAGCTGGCCAAGTGGGATGGCAAGCTGCCCCCGGCGGATCTTTTGAAAGGCTACCGCGCCGCCTTCATCAATCCCAACAGCAAGCTGATGGGGTCGAAGTACAAATTCGCCAAGCATGGGCAGAGCGGGGCGGAGATCGGCGAGCTGCTGCCGCACACGGCGAAGCTGGCGGATGACCTCACCATCGTGAAGTCCATGAAGACGGATGCCTTCAACCACGCCCCGGCGCAGATCCTAATGAGCACAGGCGCGCAGATCTTTGGGCGGCCCAGCTTTGGCGCGTGGACGCTCTATGGCCTGGGCACGGACAACCAGGACCTGCCGGGCTATGTGGTGCTGCAAAGCGGGCAGAAAGGGCCCAGCGGCGGCATGTCAAACTTCGGCTGCGGTTTCCTGCCCACGGTCTATCAGGGCGTGCCCTTCCGCAGCAGTGGGGAGCCGGTGCTGTACCTGAGCAACCCGAAGGGCGTCACCGACACCACGCAGCGCAACACGCTGGATGTGCTGAAGCAGCTCAATGAAGAGCGCCTGGGCGTGATGGGGGACCCGGAAATCGCCTCCCGCATCAACAGCTTTGAGCTGGCCTACCGCATGCAGCGCACAGCCCCGGAGGTGATGGACATCTCCCAGGAGCCGCAGCACATCCTGGACATGTATGGGGCCAAGCCGGGCGAGGCCTCCTTTGCCAACAACTGTTTGTTAGCCCGCCGCATGATCGAGAGCGGCGTGCGCTTTGTGCAGCTCTTCCATGAGGCTTGGGACCACCACGGCGGCCTAACCAAAGGTTTGAAAGACCAGTGCGGCCTGACGGACCAGCCTGCGGCGGCCCTGGTGCGGGATTTGAAGCAGCGCGGCCTGCTGGAGGACACCATCGTGATCTGGGGCGGCGAATTTGGCCGCACGCCGATGGTGCAGGGCGGCAGCGACGGGCGCGACCACCACCCGAACGCCTTCACCATGTGGTTCGCCGGCGGCGGGCTAAAGCCGGGCCTCACGCTCGGCGCCACGGATGAGTTCGGCTTCAACGTGACGGAGGATCCCGTGCATGTGCATGATCTCCACGCCACGCTGCTGCACCTGCTGGGCTTTGAGCACACGAAGCTGGCGGTGAAATTTCAGGGCCTGGACATGCGGCTGACGAATGTGCATGGCGAATTGGTGCCGAAGTTGCTGGCGTGA
- a CDS encoding type II toxin-antitoxin system RelE/ParE family toxin yields the protein MPKILFSPEADRDLDEIWHYIAEDSPLQADRLLERFRLKLEHLARWRTLGRPRPELLKDCRSYPFGKYCFYFRPA from the coding sequence ATGCCGAAAATCCTTTTTTCACCCGAGGCTGACCGCGACCTCGACGAAATCTGGCATTACATCGCCGAAGACAGCCCGCTGCAGGCCGACCGGCTGCTGGAACGCTTCCGTTTAAAGCTTGAGCACCTGGCGCGATGGAGGACCCTCGGGCGGCCCCGCCCCGAATTGCTCAAGGACTGCCGCAGCTACCCTTTCGGTAAATACTGCTTTTACTTCCGGCCTGCCTAA
- a CDS encoding PEP-CTERM sorting domain-containing protein (PEP-CTERM proteins occur, often in large numbers, in the proteomes of bacteria that also encode an exosortase, a predicted intramembrane cysteine proteinase. The presence of a PEP-CTERM domain at a protein's C-terminus predicts cleavage within the sorting domain, followed by covalent anchoring to some some component of the (usually Gram-negative) cell surface. Many PEP-CTERM proteins exhibit an unusual sequence composition that includes large numbers of potential glycosylation sites. Expression of one such protein has been shown restore the ability of a bacterium to form floc, a type of biofilm.), with amino-acid sequence MFARFFILLGASCTAGFGSVTLQQADSFWKFDGAASGAASNAQIVDFTGNHTASNATRLSWNTSVPATSPAGGAPQDTLGRALSFDPFVTVVGAGTADDTTAAATFQVANGTVSGNFSVLTRAMWDGPVLGADGVTPNDVPGNYWLMNNGLGGNGIGFLFGLLGNADGQTARLAYYTSAGGSFTGTRTSTSTLAITKGVWYDIGMVVDMGDGNAATPADNSVTFYLHGPGGLQTQTVTGMYISDATTTAPSSTLTVGSESGGVGTSNQRKSFDGSLDYLAMFDESLTQAEVQAIFAAPEPGRALLLGLGLAGMLLRRRRA; translated from the coding sequence ATGTTTGCGCGTTTTTTCATTCTCTTGGGTGCTTCATGCACGGCTGGCTTTGGCTCGGTGACGCTGCAGCAGGCGGATTCGTTTTGGAAATTTGATGGCGCGGCGAGCGGTGCGGCCAGCAATGCGCAGATCGTGGATTTCACGGGCAATCACACGGCCAGCAATGCGACGCGGCTGTCCTGGAATACCTCGGTGCCAGCCACCAGCCCGGCGGGCGGTGCGCCGCAGGATACGCTGGGGCGGGCGCTGAGCTTTGACCCGTTCGTGACGGTGGTCGGGGCGGGTACGGCGGATGATACGACGGCGGCGGCGACCTTTCAGGTGGCGAACGGGACGGTCTCCGGCAACTTTTCGGTGCTGACCCGGGCGATGTGGGACGGGCCGGTGCTGGGCGCGGATGGCGTGACGCCGAACGATGTGCCGGGCAATTACTGGCTGATGAACAATGGGCTGGGCGGCAATGGCATCGGCTTCCTCTTTGGCCTCCTGGGCAATGCGGATGGGCAGACGGCGCGGCTGGCGTATTACACCAGTGCCGGCGGCAGCTTCACGGGCACCCGCACCTCCACCTCCACCCTGGCGATCACCAAGGGCGTGTGGTATGACATCGGCATGGTGGTGGACATGGGGGATGGCAATGCGGCCACGCCTGCGGACAATTCGGTGACCTTTTACCTCCATGGCCCCGGCGGCCTGCAGACGCAGACGGTGACGGGCATGTACATCAGCGATGCGACCACGACCGCGCCGAGCAGCACGCTGACGGTGGGCTCTGAATCTGGTGGTGTGGGGACGAGCAATCAGCGCAAGTCCTTCGATGGCAGCCTGGACTACCTGGCGATGTTCGATGAAAGCCTGACTCAGGCAGAGGTGCAGGCCATCTTTGCCGCGCCAGAGCCAGGCCGCGCCCTGCTGCTGGGCCTGGGCCTCGCCGGGATGCTGCTGCGCCGACGCCGGGCCTGA
- a CDS encoding NAD(P)H-dependent oxidoreductase, with the protein MSTRSSFIGPMITLLSATNRPGSNTRLLTTLIERLYTQAGVTCQVLDLADLPPEIFNPASYAEKPAAFAPFAEAILASDGVVIVTPEYNGSFPGVLKYFIDMLPFPASFENRPVCFVGLAAGMWGALRSVEQLQHILGYRNAHLYPNRVFIPGVGQVLKDGEIQDADLLARLQKQATGFAAFVQRLKA; encoded by the coding sequence GTGAGCACGCGCAGCAGCTTCATTGGCCCCATGATCACCCTCCTCAGTGCGACGAACCGCCCCGGCAGCAACACCCGCCTCCTCACCACGCTGATCGAGCGCCTGTACACCCAAGCAGGCGTGACCTGCCAGGTGCTGGATCTCGCGGACCTGCCGCCGGAGATCTTCAACCCCGCGTCCTATGCGGAAAAACCCGCCGCCTTTGCCCCCTTTGCCGAGGCCATCCTGGCCAGCGACGGCGTGGTCATCGTGACGCCCGAGTACAACGGCAGCTTCCCCGGCGTGCTGAAGTACTTCATCGACATGCTGCCCTTCCCCGCCAGCTTTGAAAACCGGCCCGTCTGCTTCGTCGGCCTCGCCGCCGGCATGTGGGGCGCCCTGCGGTCGGTGGAGCAGCTCCAGCACATCCTCGGCTATCGCAATGCCCACCTGTACCCGAACCGCGTCTTCATCCCCGGCGTCGGCCAGGTGCTGAAAGACGGCGAGATCCAGGATGCGGACCTCCTCGCCCGCCTGCAAAAACAGGCCACCGGCTTTGCCGCGTTTGTCCAGCGGCTGAAGGCGTGA
- a CDS encoding potassium/proton antiporter, producing MDIAYILIPSLLILVVLASVWLDRFSVPVILVALGAGILFGSDVLNFWHFEDVSLTNQVANVALVFILFQGGFATKHSDLKAVALMAGGLATWGVILTAVASFLCLWGVLGWSYEKALLLSVIISSTDAAAIFSILRRQSLPPRLSGTLEIESAANDPMAILLTMAAIESLTSGESRGLATIGMFIWKFTAGPVLGWVLARVALSIFNRLNPQDRGYYYVLLLGVVLLTYGVTEMCHASGMLGVFTAGFVMGNSHFIYKQGVRNFSAALATIANIGVFVLMGLLVFPSRWASLWVDGIILFVVLTFIARPVAVWLGTLGMGLDAKSKLFTSWAGLRGAVPIVLATYPLAAGMEVGEDVFNLVFFAVILSISIQGSTLSSVARWLRLSTPSRPMQRYGLELVTMAKSELDLVVVDLPDPKGRPGPKIRDLHLPPGAVITLITRDNEVLTPKGNSRLQGWDQVTVLARIVDEDQVREALLKPFEQPDDEAPANHEAGPDDTNPGHSPESSTRS from the coding sequence ATGGACATCGCTTACATCCTCATTCCTTCCCTGCTCATCCTCGTGGTGCTGGCCTCCGTGTGGCTGGACCGCTTCAGCGTGCCCGTCATCCTGGTCGCGCTGGGGGCAGGCATTTTGTTTGGCAGCGATGTGCTGAATTTTTGGCACTTTGAGGATGTCTCCCTGACCAATCAGGTGGCCAATGTGGCGCTGGTCTTCATCCTCTTCCAAGGCGGCTTCGCCACCAAGCACAGTGACCTCAAAGCCGTGGCCCTCATGGCGGGCGGGCTGGCCACCTGGGGCGTCATTCTCACGGCTGTCGCCTCCTTCCTTTGCCTGTGGGGCGTGCTGGGCTGGTCGTATGAAAAGGCGCTGCTGCTGTCGGTGATCATCTCCTCCACAGATGCAGCGGCCATCTTCTCCATTTTACGCCGTCAGTCTCTCCCGCCGCGCCTTTCCGGCACCTTGGAGATCGAAAGCGCGGCCAATGACCCTATGGCCATTCTGCTGACCATGGCTGCGATTGAAAGCCTGACCTCAGGTGAGAGCCGGGGCTTGGCCACCATCGGCATGTTCATCTGGAAATTCACGGCGGGGCCCGTCCTGGGCTGGGTGCTGGCCCGGGTGGCCCTCAGCATCTTCAACCGGCTGAATCCGCAGGATCGCGGCTACTATTATGTGCTGCTTCTGGGGGTGGTGCTGCTGACCTATGGTGTCACCGAAATGTGCCATGCCAGCGGAATGCTAGGGGTCTTCACCGCTGGTTTTGTGATGGGCAACAGCCACTTCATTTACAAACAGGGCGTGCGCAATTTCTCCGCCGCCCTGGCGACGATTGCCAACATCGGCGTCTTTGTCCTCATGGGCCTGCTGGTCTTCCCCAGCCGCTGGGCCAGCCTGTGGGTGGATGGGATCATCCTCTTTGTCGTGCTCACCTTCATCGCCCGCCCGGTGGCCGTCTGGCTGGGAACTCTGGGCATGGGGCTGGATGCCAAAAGCAAGCTCTTCACCAGTTGGGCGGGGCTTCGCGGGGCCGTGCCGATCGTCCTCGCCACCTATCCGCTCGCCGCCGGGATGGAGGTGGGGGAGGATGTCTTTAACCTAGTGTTCTTCGCCGTCATCCTGTCCATCTCCATCCAGGGCTCCACCCTCAGCTCAGTCGCCCGCTGGCTCAGGCTTTCCACGCCTTCCCGCCCCATGCAGCGGTATGGGCTGGAACTCGTCACCATGGCGAAAAGCGAGCTGGATCTGGTGGTGGTGGATCTGCCAGATCCCAAGGGCAGGCCCGGCCCTAAAATCCGTGATCTTCACCTTCCTCCCGGCGCGGTCATCACCCTCATCACCCGCGACAACGAGGTCCTCACCCCCAAAGGCAACTCCCGCCTCCAAGGCTGGGATCAGGTCACGGTCCTGGCCCGCATCGTGGATGAGGACCAAGTGCGCGAAGCCCTGCTCAAACCTTTTGAACAGCCGGATGACGAAGCACCTGCGAATCATGAGGCCGGTCCTGATGACACAAACCCTGGGCATTCCCCGGAGTCATCAACCCGATCTTGA
- a CDS encoding SDR family oxidoreductase produces MNLQGQICVITGAARGIGLATAQALIARGAKVALVDLDFAALTQALNSLPESQALAITADISRGDDVARIVTETVAHWGSPTVWINNAGLARHRWIPDYTEGEIDVMLDVNLKGTILGSQAALRAMIPGRSGHIVNVISTASLRGIPSETVYCAAKWGVRGFTQGLAEEAAAHRIRVTAVLPGGVDTAFWDDASQREAPKQLFLKPEHIADGILRCLEMDDFCVPRELVLRSLDDSDFSVKPE; encoded by the coding sequence ATGAACCTCCAAGGACAGATTTGCGTCATCACCGGGGCCGCGCGCGGCATCGGGCTCGCCACCGCCCAGGCCCTCATCGCCCGTGGGGCCAAGGTGGCGCTGGTGGACCTGGACTTCGCCGCGCTGACCCAGGCACTGAACAGCCTGCCTGAAAGCCAAGCGCTGGCCATCACGGCAGACATCAGCCGGGGCGATGACGTGGCCCGCATCGTGACGGAAACGGTGGCCCATTGGGGCAGCCCCACGGTGTGGATCAACAACGCCGGCCTGGCCCGCCATCGCTGGATCCCCGACTACACGGAGGGCGAGATCGACGTGATGCTGGACGTGAACCTGAAGGGCACCATCCTCGGCTCCCAGGCCGCCCTGCGTGCCATGATTCCGGGGCGCAGCGGCCACATCGTCAACGTCATCTCCACCGCCAGCCTGCGCGGCATCCCCAGCGAGACGGTCTATTGCGCGGCCAAGTGGGGCGTGCGTGGTTTTACCCAGGGCCTGGCCGAAGAAGCCGCCGCCCACCGCATTCGCGTCACCGCTGTCCTTCCCGGCGGTGTGGACACAGCCTTTTGGGACGATGCCTCCCAGCGTGAAGCGCCCAAGCAGCTCTTCCTGAAGCCCGAACACATCGCCGATGGCATCCTGCGCTGCCTGGAGATGGACGACTTCTGCGTGCCTCGCGAGCTGGTGCTGCGCTCCCTGGACGACAGCGACTTTTCCGTGAAGCCGGAGTGA